The DNA segment GGCGCCGTTGCAGGGCGAGAACTTGAGGCCCTGGTACTCGGCCGGATTATGGCTGGCGGTGAAGTTGATGCCGCCGAGGGCGCGGCGGGTGCGGATGGCGTGGGCGACGACGGGTGTGGGGGTGTCACGATTGCAGAGCAGGGGTTTGAGGCCGGCGTGGGCGAGGACTTCGGCGGCAGCCAGGGCGAACTCCCGGCCCAGGAACCGCGTGTCGTACGCCAGGATCACGATGGGGGGACGCTCGCGCAGGGGTGAATCGGCGCGCTGGCGTTCGGCCAGGAGATAATCGGCGATGCCGCGGGTGGCCAGACGCACGTTGTCGAAGGTGAAGTCCTGGGCGATGATGCCGCGCCAACCGCTGGTACCGAATTTGATGGGGGTGGCCATGGCGGGTTGCAGTTGGGAGAGGTTTGCTGATGGATGGGCTGAAAGGTTTCCGTTCGTGGCTCAGGTTTGCCAGTCGAACCCGCGCTTTTTGATCTCGTAGAGGAGGCCGATTCCCAGCAGGGCCAGAAAGGGCAGGATACCGCCGAAAACCAGGGCACGGGTGGCGGGTTCGGCCAGCATTTCACGGTACACGACGGCCCACGGGTAGAGGAAAACCACCTCAATGTCGAACAGCAGGAAAAGCACGGCCACGAGGTAGAAGCGGATGCTGAGCCGGCCGGGGGCGGTTCCGGCCGGGATCATGCCGCATTCGTAGGGTGTGTCCTTGATCCGGGTGCGCCGGGCGCGTTTGCCCAGGAGGAACGACAGGACGATCATTCCGCCGACGGCCGTGACGGCCAGGGCCAGCAGGACCAGGACACCCCAGTACTGTTGGAGTTGCGACGCGGTTTGCATCGGCGTTGGATCCTACCGGTTGGACCGGGTGGGTGGCAAGTGCGCCAGCCGGAGGATTTTTCGCTGGCGGAGGGGTGGAGGAGACGGGCATGGGGTCGGCACGGGCGCCGGCCGCCCGATGTACGGGCCGTGCACGTGGGGTGCATGGGGCGGTGTTTGGTGGATTGGGACGTCTTGACCGGCGCGCCCCGGCGTTTCACAATCCAGTCGTGCTAAACCTGAGATTTCCCAATTCTCATGATCATGGAAGCGCGACCGTTGGGGTGGGGTCGGGGGTTTGCAGGGTTGGTTGGGTTCTGGTGTTGGGTGGTTGGTTGGCGTCGGCGGTTGGGTTGGTGGCGCGAGATTTTCGGGTGAACCAGTTGCCCAACGGTCGGGTGTTCGGGTGTGCGAACTGTCATATCAGTCCGTCAGGCGGCGGGGCGCGGAATCCGTTTGGGAACCGGGTGTTCCAGATCATTGGGGGTTCATCGGCCCCGGTACCGTTTTGGGGGCCCGGCTTGGCGGCGGAGGATTCGGATGGCGACGGGTACTGCAACGGCGAGGAGCTCGGGGACCCGGACGGCGACGGGCAGCCCTTGCCGGGTGCGATGGTGAGCAATCCGGGATCGGCTTCAAGTCGGCAGACCAACGCGGCGCCGGTGTTTGTGGGGGCGCCGTTGACGGAGGCGGTCAAGGGGTTGCCGTACGAGTTTCAGGCGACGGCGGTGGACCCCAACGCATGTCAGGGGTTGGCATTTGTCAAGGTGGAGGGGCCCACGTGGCTGACGGTGTCCACACAGGGCTTGGTGACAGGGGTTCCGTCGGAGGGCGATGCGGGGCCGGTGACGGTGACGGTGGAGGTGCGGGACAATGGGTCGCCGGCCCAGAGTGCGCGGTTGACGTGGACGTTGCAGGTGGTGTCGCGGTTTGAGGGTTGGCAACGGCTGCATTTTGCGCTGCCGGGAGAGGCGGCCCTGGCAGCGCCGGAGGCGGATGCTGACGGAGACGGACTCAGCAATGCGGCCGAGTATGCGATGGGTACGGATCCCCGGCGGCCCAACTTGCCGTTGTGGGCTGTACCCGGATTCGATCCCGAGGGGCGGTTGACCTGGAGTGTGCAGGTGCGGGATGACGATCCGCAACTGGTGGTGGATCTGGAACTGTCACCGGACCTGACGTTTGGCAGCGTGACGGTTGCTGAACGGCTGGTTAGTGATCCGGTGCCCTGGGACGGTTGGAAGATCGTGACGTTCCGGGACACAAGGAGCCGGTTGGAGGTGCCGGCGCGGTTTGGCCGGCTCAGGGTTCGGTGGAGTCCCTGAGGGGCTGCGGTGCGGTGGGTTGGGTTGAGGTGCGGCGGCGGTGGGGAAGGTTTTGGGACCGGCCAAGGCCGGGGGTTGTTCGTGTGCCGGGCTGGTGGGGCTCGGTGGGGGGCCGACCGGGTTTGACGGTTTGGGGGTGGCGGGCGCGTGGGGCGGGTCTCGCCTGACGGGGNNNNNNNNNNNNNNNNNNNNNNNNNNNNNNNNNNNNNNNNNNNNNNNNNNNNNNNNNNNNNNNNNNNNTACGATTTTCGCGGTTTGGCGCGCTTCACTTTTTCGTGGTCGGCCGGGTGGATTGTGGTAGGCTTGCGGGCGCGAAACGATCTTGAGGGAACCGATGAGCTTTTACGATCAATTGAAGTTCGACAGCAACGGGTTGATTCCGGCCATCATCCAGGATGCGGCGACCGGACGTGTGCTGATGATGGCCTGGATGAATCGCGCGTCGTTGGAGAAGACGATTGAGACGGGGCTGACGCATTTCTGGAGTCGGTCACGTCAGAAGTTCTGGATGAAAGGGGAGACCAGCGGGCATGTGCAGCGGGTGAAGGACATTGCGTTTGATTGCGACGGGGACACGCTGCTCATTCAGGTGGAGCAGGTGGGGGCGGCCTGTCACGAGGGGTACCGCTCGTGTTTTTACCGGTCGATGACCGGTCGGGGTGAGGGTTTCCGGATTACCGAGCCGCAGTTGGAAACCCCGGAGCAGATTTACGGGAAGAAGTAGGGTCCGGGGCGCGGGGTGTGAGGTGGCCGTGCCCGGCCCGGCAGACCGGCTTATTTCATGGAGGACCAGGTTCCGTTTGGCAGCCGGGAGTACTGGGTTCTGTTGGGGGTTTTGGTTTTGGCCCGGGGTGCGGATTTTTTGAGCACGTGGGTGGCGACGCCGAATCTGGTGTTGGAGGGCAATCCGATTGCCAAGCGGCTGGGTTGGCGATGGGGGTTGGCGGTGAATGCGCTGGTGTGTGTGGTGCTGGCGCGGTGGCCGTTGGCGGCGATTGTGGTGGCCACGGCCAGTGTGATGGTGGCGGCGCGGAATTTTCAGTCGGCCTGGTTGATGCGGTCGCTGGGGGAGCAGAACTATCGGGATTGGCATGTGGAACGGGTGCAGGAGACGCGGATCTCGGTGTATTTGTTGTGTTTGGCGGCGCACACGTTGTTGACGGCGCTGGTGGGCGGGGCGGTGATGTTGTTCAGTGGGGGGCGGTTGATTCCCCTGGCGATTGGGATGGGCATTGTGGCCTATGCGGTGGCGGTGGCGTTTTACACGTTGCTGGGGATTTACCGGCTGCGACGGAGCGGCCGGTTGACCTGCACTTCGCGTCATGCAGATTTTTCCTGATCGAGAGACGTTTCGGCGGTTGGCGGCCCGGGGGAACCTGATTCCGGTAACGTGCCGGTTGCTGGCGGATTTGGAGACGCCGTTGTCGGCCTATCGGAAGTTGCGCGGGCAGGGGGAGTCCTTTTTGTTCGAGTCGGTTGAAGGGGGCGAGCATCTGGGTCGGTATTCGTTTGTGGGGACGAATCCCCGGGCCGTGATCCGGCAGGTGGGCAGCGAGGTTCGGCTGACCGAAGGGGGCCGGGACGCGGGGGTGTGGCGGGTGGTGGGTGCGCGGGGTCGGCCGGTGGCGGGGGAGGTTCGGGATGGTTTGGAGGTGGTGGAGCGGGTGATGGGGCGGTATCGGCCGGTGCCGTTGCCGGGTTTGCCGAGGTTCATCGGGGGTGCGGTGGGGTATGTGGGGTACGAATTCATTCATGACATTGAACCGGTGGTGCCGCGGCCGGCGCGGGACGAGCTGGGGACGCCGACGTTGTATCTGGTGCTGGCGGATCAGCTGCTGATTTTTGATCGTGTGAAGCAGACGTTGACGGTGCTGGTGAATGCGTGGGTGGAGGACCCGGCGGGGGTGGACGCGGCCTATGACGAGGCGGTGGAGGAGGTGGAACGGTTGCTGGCGTTGTTGGAGGAGCCGGTTTCGCATCTGCCTGCCCTGTTGCCGGAGACGGTGCCGCCGGTGTCGTTTGAGTCGAACATGGACCGCGAGACCTTTTTGGGGCACGTGCGGAGGGCGAAGGAGTACATTCGGGCGGGGGACATCATTCAGGTGGTGGGGTCGCAGCGGTTTCGAGCCCCGGTACGGGCGGGTGCGGTGGAGGTGTATCGGGCCATTCGGTCGGTGAACCCCTCGCCGTACATGTTTTTGCTGGAGTTGGAGGGTTTTGCGCTGGTGGGGGCTTCGCCGGAGATTCATGTGCGGTGTGAGGACGGGCGTGTGGAGATCCGGCCGATTGCGGGCACGCGGCGTCGGGGCCGCACGGCCGAGGAGGACGCGGCCCTGGAGGCAGAACTGTTGGCGGATCCGAAGGAACGGGCGGAACATGTGATGTTGGTGGATCTGGCGCGGAATGATCTGGGTCGGGTGTGCGAGTATGGCTCGGTGCGGGTGAAGGACCTGATGGTGATCGAGCGTTACAGTCATGTGATGCACATTGTGTCGTCGGTGGAGGGTCGGCTGGCGGGGGGGCGGAGCCCGTTTGATTTGATGCGGGCGACGTTTCCCGCCGGGACGGTCAGCGGGGCGCCGAAGATCCGGGCCATGCAGATCATTGCCGAGTTGGAGGGGACGACGCGGGGTCCGTATGCGGGTTGCGTGGGTTATTTCGGGTTCAATGGCAACCTGGACACGTGCATTACGATTCGGACGGCGTTGTTAAAGGACGGGCATGCGTATGTGCAGGCGGGGGGCGGCTGGGTGCATGATTCGGAGCCCGAGGCGGAGTTTCAGGAGACGGTGAACAAGGCGTCGGCGATGTTTCAGGCGATTGCGCTGGCGGAGCATTTTGGGCGGGGGGCCGCGGAAGGGGTTCCTGCGGGGCGGGCGTAATGGGTGGCTGAGGATTGTTGGAGGCCGCCATGCCGGTTTTTTACGATTGCCAGCGTTGCACGGCCTGTTGTCGTTGGCCCGGGCAGGTGCGGGTGACCGAAGAGGAGATTCGCCGAATGGCGGAGCATTTGGGTCTGGATGAGTTCACGTTCATTCAGCGGTATTGCCGGCTGGCATTGAATCGTTACGGGTTGGCGCTGGCGGAGCGGGAGGACGGTTCGTGTGTGTTTCTGGAGGGTCGGGAATGCCGGGTGCATCCGGTCAAGCCCCGGCAGTGCCGGGATTTTCCCAATTTATGGCGTTTTGAGGGATTTGACGCGTTTTGCCGGGCGCGGCCGGTGCCAATGGCGATGGAAGAGTACGTGAGGGCGGTGGCTGCGGCGACGGGTCGTTCCCTGGAGGAGGTGCGGAGGCTTGTGGAGGCGCGCGGATCGGACTCTCATGTGCCGGTGCGGGGTGGTTCACAACTCGCGCCATGAGGTGACGAGGAAGCCGCGGCTGGGGCCGATGCGGCGCAGGTTTTCGTCGTAGTGGAAGTTGAAATGTCCGTTCATTTTGACGGTTTTGGTGACGGACGCACCGATGAAGTCCTGGGTATTGTTGCCGCCTCCGCCGAGGGTGAAATCGGCGTTGGGCGCATAGATGGCACCGGTGAAGGCGGCATTGCCGCCGAGGCTGATGCTGGTGTTGCGCGGGGTGCCGAAGTAGAGGAAGTTTTCGGCCCTGCCACTGGAGTTGATGATACCCTGTCCCTTAACCGAAAAACTGGGGGCATCCACGAACAGCATCAACCGCGCGTTGGGGGCCAGGTAGATCCGGTCTTGGCCCGCGAGGCTGGTATTGCCGGTCAGGATGAGCGTGGCCTGGACGTTGGTGCCGACGTAGAGGCTTCCCTGGAGACCGGCCGTCCAGTACCGGCCGCTCGTGAGGATTACGTGTTTGTAAGGTACGCCGTCGAGGGTCACCGAGACGGCAGGCAGATAGAACGCGCCCGAAAGAGGTGCCGTGACGGGCGGGAAGGCCACGTTGAAATCGTCGTTGGTGCCGCCGGAGACGTAGCCGCGGGGGCCGATGGCCACGGTACCGTTGGGTCCCGTCATGGCACGACCGTTGATATTGGCGTTGCCGACGTTGATGGAGTTGATGAGTCCGGCGTTGGTGGCGACGTCCCCGTTTTTCTTGCGTTTTTGGGGGTTGGCGAACGGGTACATGCCGTTGTCGCTGTGATTGGGATCGCCGGAATCAAAGCTGTCGGTGGTGACGTTGTTGCCGGCGAGGTCGATCCGGCCTTCGGCGGCCATGGCGACGCTGAAGAGCGGGTCGATGCGGGTCAGGACCTGGACGGTACGGGGGACTGGGGTGTAGACCTGTGAATCGCCGCCTAGGATGGTGGCCGGGACGGTGGTGGAGGGGATGAGGTCTGCCCGGCTGACCACGCCGGTGGCGAAGATTTGCGGGTTCATGCCGTTGAGGACAATGACCACGTCGTAGTAACTGCCGTTGCCGAGGTACCGACGGGGCGCGCGGTAGGTGTTACCCTGCTGGATCCAGCCGTGGGTGGCGAGGTTGTTGGTGGCGGCCCGAAGGTCGAAGAAGGGCGCATTCCGGTTCAGGTGGGTCAGGGCTTCTTCGATTCCGGCTTCGGTCATGGCCAGGCTGGCATTCCAGCAGAGGGAACGTGCGACCGAAAGGGATTGGGACTGGACGAGCATGAGGGTGCCGGCCAGGGTGAGGCCGAGGATGCCGCAGGTCAGCAGGGTTACCAGCAGGATCTGGCCGCGGGCCGGGATGGATTGGCGGGACAATCGCATGGCTCGGTCAGTTGCGGAGGACGATGCGTGCGGTCTGCACGCTTTCGGTTTGGAGCAGGTTGCCCAGGACGCTCCGGGAACAACGCCAGCTCATGTCCACGAGCTTTGCCTGGCGGATGTCGCGGGTGGGGTAAAACCCGAACACGCCGTTGCTGGGGGTGCGTTGTGAGATGTTGAAGCGGAAATGATCGCAGCCGACGAGCAGCGTCTGCTGTTCCCCGTTACGGTTGAGGGTGACGACCCGTCGTTCCGGGTCCCATGTGATTTGCAGGAGGGAACTGTCGAGGTTGGACAGGGTGAGCGAGGTCTCGGTTGCAGAGAGCACTCCGGCAGCCTGTCGGATTTCGCGGCTGAGGTTGTCCAGCGCATGGCGGGAACGTTGGTCGAGGTCGATGTAATTGACCATGCCGGCCAGACTGCGGGCGCTGTAAGACCAGAAGGCCAGGATGGCAGCCAAAAGGATGCTTCCAACGCCGAGCGTGACCATGGTCTCGGACAACGTGAAACCCTGCCGGGCGCGTCGGGCGGTGATGGTGCGCCTGCGGGTTTGTGCGCCCGGGTTAGTTGCTGAAGATGTAGTTCTGCAGGCCATATTGACTCACCAGGGTTCGGATTTCACGTTCCCGGACCACGCCACCGCCAGATCCTCCGCCAACCCATCGCACGCGGACCACCACCTCACGGAGGTCATCCGCGTAAGGGGCCGGGGGATCCAGTTGGACGGGTCGGATGGTCAACGTACCCGTATAGATGACGCCGGAACCCGTGGCGGGGTTGGTGGGGTTGGGCAGATAAAAGGCCGTGAACTGGGTGGGGATGAACCCCGGGGTATTGATTTGGTCCCAATTGTAAAGTCGGATGCCCTCCAGTTTTTCCAGCATCACCTGGGTGGCTCGCAATTCCTCGCGGACCATGGCGGTGTAGGACAGGCCTGCGCTCATGCCGGCGTAGAGGGACACGAGGAGGGTCCCGAGCAGGACCGTGGCCACCATGGCCTCCACCAGGGTGAAGGCCATCCGCGCCCGCTGGATGGGGCGGGTGCTCATGGGCCCACTGTGCTTCAGTTGTCCCGAGTTTTGCGTCATTAGGTCCTTGGAGCCGAGGTTGTGCGCGAGCAATTTCATTCTCGGACAAGAGCCAACAAAGCAGGTTGCGTGCCTTGCGGGGCGGCCAGGGTGGCAGATGTTCGCGTCATGGGGATGTCGCGTTATGGGATCGCAGCTGCCGGTCCGTGGGGGTGGGCGGGAGCGGCCCGTGAGGGGAAGGAGCAGGTGCGGGTAGTGTCCAGGTTCAGGACACGACTGTCGTGAAATGGGACAGGGGGTGGAGGATACGCGGCCCCAGCTGGACAAGGTTTGGGATGTCCCCGTCGTGGCATGAGACAGGAGGGGTCGAGGCGATCGGGGCTGGCGCATCCTGATTGTTGCAGCCTCCGGTTGGCCAGGGACCTCCACTCCGGCAGAGCCGACCTTTCCGGAGCTGGGGCTTCGACGCTTTCCGGCCGAACTTGGAGCACGGCGCCGGGGCGGTTTTCGCGGGTAAGGGCGGCAGTGCCCGTCCAAGAGGCCGCGTCCATCCTCCAGCAATGGGCGGGAGCCGGAATCCGAGATGCGTCCGGGCGGGTTTCTGGTTGTGAAAAGGCCTTGCCACGGGCACGGGTCTTTTCCACAACTGCGGCGATGCTGGCCAAGGTCTATTCCGGAGTCATTCAGGGAATTGAGGCCTATCCGGTGGAAGTGGAAGTGAACGCCGGCTGGGGTGACACGGCCATGGTGATCGTGGGGTTGCCGGATGCGGCGGTGAAGGAATCGCGTGACCGTGTCATGACCGCGCTGAGCAACTCGGGTTACAAGTTTCCGATGGGTCGGACGACCATCAATTTGGCGCCGGCGGATGTGAAGAAGGAGGGGCCGAGTTTCGATCTGCCGATTGCGCTGGGTTTGTTGGCGGCCACGGAGCAGTTGAAGGCCGATCGGCTGGAGCAGTTTCTGGTGGTGGGCGAGCTGGCGTTGACGGGGGCGGTGCGTGCGGTGAAGGGGGTGTTGCCGCTTGCGCTTTGTGCGCGGCAACAGGGCAAGCGGGGGGTGATCGTGCCGGCGCCGAATGCGAATGAGGCGGCGGTGGTGGAGGGGTTGGAGGTGATTCCGGTTCGGGATCTTCGCGAGGCGGCGGCGTTTCTGGCGGGCGAGGTGTCGATTCAGCCGGTGCGGTTGGACGTGCGGCGTTTGTTTGAGGGGCCGGTGGAGGACGAGGTGGACTTTGCCGAGGTGAAGGGTCAGGAGTCGGTGAAGCGTGCGCTGGAGATTGCGGCGGCGGGCGGGCACAACATCCTGCTGATTGGTCCGCCCGGCACGGGCAAGTCGATGCTGGCACGGCGGCTGCCGACGATTCTGCCGCCGTTGACGTTGGAGGAGGCGCTGGAGACGACCAAGGTGCACAGCATCGCGGGGTTGTTGCAACCCGGGCAGGCGTTGGTCACCCGGCGTCCTTTTCGGGCGCCGCATCACACGGCCAGTGACGCCGGGTTGCTGGGCGGGAATGTGAATCCGACGCCGGGGGAGATTTCGCTGGCGCACAACGGGGTGTTGTTTTTGGATGAACTGCCGGAGTTCAAACGGAGCGTGTTGGAGACCCTGCGGCAGCCGCTGGAGGAGGGGCGTGTGACGATTTCGCGGGCTGCGGGGAGCGTGACGTTTCCGGCGCGGTTCATGTTGGTGGCGGCGATGAATCCCACGCCGGACGGCAAGATGCCGGGCGAGTCGCGGTGTTCACCGCGGGAGATCCAGAACTATTTGAACCGGGTGAGCGGGCCGTTGCTGGACCGGATTGATCTGCACATCGAGGTGCCGGCGGTGAGGTTTCGGGAGATGGCGTCGGATCGGCCGGCCGAGGCGTCGGCGGTGATTCGTGCCCGGGTGGTGGAAGCGCGGCGCCGGCAGCAGGAACGGTTCCGGGGCCGGGCGCGGGTGTTGTGCAATGCCCACATGGGCCCGCGCGAATTGCGCCAGTTTTGTGGGTTGGATGAAACCTCCATGGAACTGTTGCGGCATGCGATGAATGAGCTGGGTCTGAGCGCGCGGGCGTATGACCGGATCCTGAAGGTGGCGCGCACGATTGCGGATCTGGCGGGGTCGGACCGCATTTTGCCGGAGCACGTGGGGGAGGCGATTCAGTACCGGTCGCTGGACCGCCAGATTTGGGGTTGAGGGTGCGGTGTGGGGTGGGGCTCGGGGACGGGGATGCCCGATGCGCAGGTTCAGTGGGACGGGGGCGCGGCGTTGACAAAGGGGCTGAGGCTTCGGCAGGCTCAACGCATGGCAAAGCCCGCACTGGGGCGTGGATTGGGGGCGTTGTTGGGGTCGGGCACCCCGGCGACGCCACCCACGGCTGTTGGTGCCGCTGCCGCGGCGGCGCCGGCGTCGTTTTCTGGTGCGGCGGCCGGGGAGGTGCCGGTGCGTGTGCCGGTGGCGCAGATTCGCCCCAACTCCCTTCAGCCGCGGCAGGAGTTTGATCCGGCCTCGTTGGAGGAACTGGCCGAATCGATTCGTCAGCAGGGCATCTTGCAGCCGTTGGTGGTGCGTCGTCGTGGGGACGGCTTTGAGCTGATTGCGGGCGAACGTCGGTGGCGGGCGGCGCAGCTGTTGCAGCTGACGGAGGTGCCGGTGTTGATCCGGGACGTGGACGACCGGACCGCGTTGGAGCTGGCGCTGGTGGAGAACCTGCAGCGGGAGAATCTGAATCCGATCGAGGAGGCGCAGGGTTATGCCCAGTTGCTGCAGCAGTTCGGTTTTACGCAGGAGGAGGTGGCCCGGCGCGTGGGCAGGAGCCGGGCGGCGGTGGCCAATGCGTTGCGGCTGTTGAAACTGCCGTCGCAGGTGCAGGGGTATCTTCGGACGGGCCAGCTGAGTGTGGGTCATGCGAAGGTGATCCTGGCGCTGGAAGATGAACATTTGCAGGAGCTGGCGGCGGAGCAGGTGGTGCGGGAGGGTTTGAACGTTCGCCAGACCGAGGGGCTGGTGGCGCGGCTGCAGGCGGGGTCGGCCCGGCCGCGGGGGAGTCGCCGGACCCGGGCTCCGGAGACGGATGCGCAGGTGCGCCGGTTGGAGGACCGGCTGCGGGAGCGGCTGGGGACGCGGGTGCGATTGCAGTACAGAGAGGGGCGGGGGCGGCTGGAGATTGCCTTCTTCAGTGATGAGGAACTGGAACGCGTGTTGCAGATTCTGGGGGTTGGCCCCGACTGAGGCTTTTCGAAACCGACCGTGACAACCAACCATGAACCAAAACACACCTGAACTTCGTGCTCGTGCGGCCGAGGCGTTGGAAGCGGCGCGGCCGCGGCTGTCGCAACTGCGCGCGTTTATCGGCCTGGACGGATTTGTGGACGAGATCCTGCACGTGGTGGACAAGCGCCACAGTGCGGACCGGTACGATCGCGTGCCCACCATTGCGCGGCTGGCGGAGCGGCTGGCGGCGGCGGCGGGCAAGAGCACCAATCTCGAGCTGGTCTCGCAACTGACCAAGCTGGGGGGCAACGGGCCGATCATGGGCAACACGCTGGCCACGCTGGGGTTGCGGGTGACGTATGTGGGGAATCTGGGCTATCCGCGACTGCACCCGGTGTTTGAGGAGTTTGCCCGGCGTGCCGAGGTGCATTCCATTGCACCGCCGGGGTACACGGACGCCCTGGAATTCGAGGATGGCAAGGTCATGTTGGGCAAACATTCCTCCCTGCGGGAGGTGACCTGGGAGAATTTGATCCAGCGGTTTGGCCGGGACCGCCTGGCCGAGCAGATGGCCACGGCGGATCTGGTGGCGTTTGTGAACTGGACGATGCTGCCGCACATGAGCGAGATCTGGGCGGCAGTGTTGCGGGAGATTTGTCCCGGGCTGCCCGCCGGGGGTGCGCAGCGGACGATCTTTTTCGACCTGGCCGATCCGGAGAAGCGCACCTCGGAGGACATCCGGCGTGCGCTGGACCTGATCCTGGAGTTCCGGAAGTATTTCCGTGTGATCCTGGGTTTGAACGAGAAGGAGGCGTACGAGGTGGCCCGGGTGTTTGGGTTGAACAGGAGCGACGGGTCGCGCGCGGCGGTGGCGGCGCTGGCCCGGGAGATTCATCAGCGCGTGCCGGTGCACACGTTGGTGGTGCATCCGGTGGCGTATGCACTGGCCATCAGTGAGGGCCGTCTCAGCCTGGTGGACGGTCTGTACACCACCCAACCGCGGTTGACCACGGGGGCCGGCGACCATTTCAACTCCGGGTTCTGTCTGGGCAAGCTGCTGGGGTTCGACGACGACCTTGCGTTGCTGACCGGCGTGACCACCAGCGGCTATTATGTGATCAAGGCGCAGAGTCCGTGTGTGGACGATCTGGTGCGTGCGTTGCGCAACTGGCCGTCGGGCACGACCGGGCCGTACCGGTTCTAGGGGACGGACATGGTTTTGGAGGTGGTCCAGTACGGGGATCCGATCCTGCGGCGCAAGGGCGCCCGCATTGAACGGATCACGCCCGAGCTGCGGCGGCTGATTGCCGACATGTTCGAGACCATGTACGCCGCGCACGGCATCGGGCTGGCGGCGCAACAGGTGGGGCATGCGCTGCAACTGACGGTGATTGACATCCGGGGCGTGGAAGACCGGCCCTCGACGCTCGAGCTGAACGGTGAACCGGCGGATCCCTGCCGGCTCATGCCGCTGGTGTTGATCAATCCCGAGATCGAACCGTTGGGGCCGAGTGTGGCCGGGCCGGAAGGTTGCCTCAGTTTTCCCGAGATTTATGCGGAGATCGTACGGCCGGACCGCATCGAGGTCCGGGCCCTGGACGGCGAGGGTCGTCCCCTGCAATTCCGTTGTGGCGGGTTGTTGGCCCGGGCCGTGCAACATGAGTATGACCACCTCCAGGGGATCCTGTTCATTGACCGGATGGACCGGCGGGACCTGGAGCGTTTGCGTCCGGAGCTGGAGGCGTTGCAGGCGGCCACGCGGGCGCGGCTGGCGCGGCGTGCGGCGGCGCGTTGACCTCTTTGGCAACGGCACCGATCAGGGCGGGGCGATCCCGTTGGATCGGAGCTCCGGCGGGCCGGGTCCTGTCGCGGCCCGGCGTACGGGGTCCTTCCCGGTTTGATTCCGGCAGTCTATGGAACCCGGATTGTTGCATCGGCCGCGGAACCTGGACTGGCGTCGGGCCGCGGCTTTGTTGTATGGCGACTGGGGCACCAGCAAGGCTTACGTCACCGGGCTGGCCTTTTTGACGGCGGGGTATGCGGCGTTGCCGTTGATTGGGGCGGTTAGTTTGTTGGCGGCGCTGGTGGGGTATTGCTACACGGTGGTTTGCCGGGAGTTCCCGGATGGTGGGGGTGTGTACTCGGCGGCCCGTCATCAGAGCCGGTTTC comes from the Limisphaera ngatamarikiensis genome and includes:
- a CDS encoding NADH-quinone oxidoreductase subunit A, translating into MQTASQLQQYWGVLVLLALAVTAVGGMIVLSFLLGKRARRTRIKDTPYECGMIPAGTAPGRLSIRFYLVAVLFLLFDIEVVFLYPWAVVYREMLAEPATRALVFGGILPFLALLGIGLLYEIKKRGFDWQT
- a CDS encoding putative Ig domain-containing protein, giving the protein MLGGWLASAVGLVARDFRVNQLPNGRVFGCANCHISPSGGGARNPFGNRVFQIIGGSSAPVPFWGPGLAAEDSDGDGYCNGEELGDPDGDGQPLPGAMVSNPGSASSRQTNAAPVFVGAPLTEAVKGLPYEFQATAVDPNACQGLAFVKVEGPTWLTVSTQGLVTGVPSEGDAGPVTVTVEVRDNGSPAQSARLTWTLQVVSRFEGWQRLHFALPGEAALAAPEADADGDGLSNAAEYAMGTDPRRPNLPLWAVPGFDPEGRLTWSVQVRDDDPQLVVDLELSPDLTFGSVTVAERLVSDPVPWDGWKIVTFRDTRSRLEVPARFGRLRVRWSP
- the hisI gene encoding phosphoribosyl-AMP cyclohydrolase — encoded protein: MSFYDQLKFDSNGLIPAIIQDAATGRVLMMAWMNRASLEKTIETGLTHFWSRSRQKFWMKGETSGHVQRVKDIAFDCDGDTLLIQVEQVGAACHEGYRSCFYRSMTGRGEGFRITEPQLETPEQIYGKK
- the trpE gene encoding anthranilate synthase component I — its product is MQIFPDRETFRRLAARGNLIPVTCRLLADLETPLSAYRKLRGQGESFLFESVEGGEHLGRYSFVGTNPRAVIRQVGSEVRLTEGGRDAGVWRVVGARGRPVAGEVRDGLEVVERVMGRYRPVPLPGLPRFIGGAVGYVGYEFIHDIEPVVPRPARDELGTPTLYLVLADQLLIFDRVKQTLTVLVNAWVEDPAGVDAAYDEAVEEVERLLALLEEPVSHLPALLPETVPPVSFESNMDRETFLGHVRRAKEYIRAGDIIQVVGSQRFRAPVRAGAVEVYRAIRSVNPSPYMFLLELEGFALVGASPEIHVRCEDGRVEIRPIAGTRRRGRTAEEDAALEAELLADPKERAEHVMLVDLARNDLGRVCEYGSVRVKDLMVIERYSHVMHIVSSVEGRLAGGRSPFDLMRATFPAGTVSGAPKIRAMQIIAELEGTTRGPYAGCVGYFGFNGNLDTCITIRTALLKDGHAYVQAGGGWVHDSEPEAEFQETVNKASAMFQAIALAEHFGRGAAEGVPAGRA
- a CDS encoding YkgJ family cysteine cluster protein, producing the protein MPVFYDCQRCTACCRWPGQVRVTEEEIRRMAEHLGLDEFTFIQRYCRLALNRYGLALAEREDGSCVFLEGRECRVHPVKPRQCRDFPNLWRFEGFDAFCRARPVPMAMEEYVRAVAAATGRSLEEVRRLVEARGSDSHVPVRGGSQLAP
- a CDS encoding DUF7305 domain-containing protein, with translation MRLSRQSIPARGQILLVTLLTCGILGLTLAGTLMLVQSQSLSVARSLCWNASLAMTEAGIEEALTHLNRNAPFFDLRAATNNLATHGWIQQGNTYRAPRRYLGNGSYYDVVIVLNGMNPQIFATGVVSRADLIPSTTVPATILGGDSQVYTPVPRTVQVLTRIDPLFSVAMAAEGRIDLAGNNVTTDSFDSGDPNHSDNGMYPFANPQKRKKNGDVATNAGLINSINVGNANINGRAMTGPNGTVAIGPRGYVSGGTNDDFNVAFPPVTAPLSGAFYLPAVSVTLDGVPYKHVILTSGRYWTAGLQGSLYVGTNVQATLILTGNTSLAGQDRIYLAPNARLMLFVDAPSFSVKGQGIINSSGRAENFLYFGTPRNTSISLGGNAAFTGAIYAPNADFTLGGGGNNTQDFIGASVTKTVKMNGHFNFHYDENLRRIGPSRGFLVTSWREL
- a CDS encoding PilW family protein encodes the protein MACRTTSSATNPGAQTRRRTITARRARQGFTLSETMVTLGVGSILLAAILAFWSYSARSLAGMVNYIDLDQRSRHALDNLSREIRQAAGVLSATETSLTLSNLDSSLLQITWDPERRVVTLNRNGEQQTLLVGCDHFRFNISQRTPSNGVFGFYPTRDIRQAKLVDMSWRCSRSVLGNLLQTESVQTARIVLRN
- a CDS encoding type IV pilus modification PilV family protein, whose protein sequence is MSTRPIQRARMAFTLVEAMVATVLLGTLLVSLYAGMSAGLSYTAMVREELRATQVMLEKLEGIRLYNWDQINTPGFIPTQFTAFYLPNPTNPATGSGVIYTGTLTIRPVQLDPPAPYADDLREVVVRVRWVGGGSGGGVVREREIRTLVSQYGLQNYIFSN